One Meles meles chromosome 11, mMelMel3.1 paternal haplotype, whole genome shotgun sequence DNA segment encodes these proteins:
- the LHX2 gene encoding LIM/homeobox protein Lhx2, translating to MLFHSLSGPEVHGVIDEMDRRAKSEAPAISSAIDRGDTETTMPSISSDRAALCAGCGGKISDRYYLLAVDKQWHMRCLKCCECKLNLESELTCFSKDGSIYCKEDYYRRFSVQRCARCHLGISASEMVMRARDLVYHLNCFTCTTCNKMLTTGDHFGMKDSLVYCRLHFEALLQGEYPAHFNHADVAAAAAAAAAAKSAGLGAAGANPLGLPYYNGVGTVQKGRPRKRKSPGPGADLAAYNAALSCNENDAEHLDRDQPYPSSQKTKRMRTSFKHHQLRTMKSYFAINHNPDAKDLKQLAQKTGLTKRVLQVWFQNARAKFRRNLLRQENTGVDKSTEAALQTGTPSGPASELSNASLSPSSTPTTLTDLTSPALPTVTSVLTSVPGNLEGHEPHSPSQTTLTNLF from the exons ATGCTGTTCCACAGTCTGTCGGGCCCCGAGGTGCACGGGGTCATCGACGAGATGGACCGCAGGGCCAAGAGCGAGGCTCCCGCCATCAGCTCCGCCATCGACCGCGGCGACACGGAGACG ACCATGCCGTCCATCAGCAGTGACCGCGCCGCGCTGTGTGCCGGCTGCGGGGGCAAGATCTCAGACCGCTACTACCTGCTGGCGGTGGACAAGCAGTGGCACATGCGTTGCCTCAAGTGCTGCGAGTGCAAGCTCAACCTGGAGTCCGAGCTCACCTGCTTCAGCAAGGACGGCAGCATCTACTGCAAGGAAGACTACTACag GCGGTTCTCTGTGCAGCGCTGCGCCCGCTGCCACCTGGGCATCTCAGCCTCGGAGATGGTGATGCGTGCCCGGGACTTGGTTTATCACCTCAACTGCTTCACCTGCACCACGTGTAACAAGATGCTGACCACGGGTGACCACTTCGGCATGAAGGACAGCCTGGTCTACTGCCGCTTGCACTTCGAGGCGCTGCTGCAGGGCGAGTACCCCGCTCACTTCAACCATGCCGACGTGGCGGCGGCCGCAGCTGCAGCAGCCGCGGCCAAGAGCGCTGGGCTGGGCGCGGCCGGGGCCAACCCGCTGGGTCTTCCCTACTACAATGGCGTGGGCACGGTGCAGAAGGGGCGGCCGAGGAAGCGCAAGAGCCCGGGCCCAGGGGCAGACCTGGCGGCCTACAATGCTG CGCTGAGCTGCAACGAGAATGACGCGGAGCACCTGGACCGAGACCAGCCCTACCCGAGCAGCCAGAAGACAAAGCGCATGCGCACCTCCTTCAAGCACCACCAGCTTCGGACCATGAAGTCTTACTTTGCCATTAACCACAACCCCGACGCCAAGGACTTGAAGCAGCTTGCGCAAAAGACGGGCCTCACCAAGCGGGTCCTCCAG GTCTGGTTTCAGAACGCTAGGGCCAAGTTCAGGCGCAACCTCTTACGGCAGGAAAACACGGGTGTGGACAAGTCGACAGAGGCAGCGTTGCAGACGGGGACGCCATCGGGGCCGGCCTCGGAGCTCTCCAACGCCTCGCTTAGCCCCTCCAGCACGCCCACCACCCTCACAGACTTGACCAGCCCCGCCCTGCCAACTGTGACGTCCGTCTTAACTTCTGTGCCTGGCAATCTGGAGGGCCACGAGCCTCATAGCCCCTCACAAACGACTCTCACCAACCTTTTCTAG